The Arachis ipaensis cultivar K30076 chromosome B07, Araip1.1, whole genome shotgun sequence genomic interval CTACTGTGATGCATTCATGGCATCGTCATTATCGTcacatttaattttctttttgttgactattttattttatttatcatgttATGTGTAATAAGGCCATGTTCTATTGCGTATTAGGTAGGACAATATATTGGCATGCACACGCGGAGACTTCTCCTCATTTTCTTAGACTTCTTAAACTGGTTATTTTGTTAGGTTTAGTTTTGATGTGATTTAGACATGGCGGTTTCATGACCAACGATTGTGGTTATTATTTATACGACATACTTGCAAATTATAATGGATCAAACCAGATATTATAATTACTTACTTAATCCGTTGATTAAAGCGCTAGCCTTACAAACATGTGtttaaacttttattaattttttttttgaatcatacaATATAATAACGATGCACTAGATATTTGCAACAATCAGCGGTATCAATTGAACAGTTCAAACAACGAAGCCCGTACAAAGATGATAGGGAGGCATGTGAACActatcatattaaaaaaaaaaaagcaaatgaATGAACTAATGGTTAATAATTCATGAAATATTAATTTAACTAAGAACAACAATAAGAATGAACTCAaagtaataataattaataagcgACCATTTCTTACATAAATCCATTAAAATCTGTATCTATACCTTCTTTCTTTTCTCGCAGCCATTCATAGCcattccctccttctctctcatatCCAACTATTCATTATTATTCCTCCTTTCAAGGTTCTTCNNNNNNNNNNNNNNNNNNNNNNNNNNNNNNNNNNNNNNNNNNNNNNNNNNNNNNNNNNNNNNNNNNNNNNNNNNNNNNNNNNNNNNNNNNNNNNNNNNNNNNNNNNNNNNNNNNNNNNNNNNNNNNNNNNNNNNNNNNNNNNNNNNNACTATCTTAGATCTTCCCCTGCCAATATTCTGGATTTCCTTTTTTTACATACATACTTTTTACAGCTTTGTTCATAGATAATAAATCAAGATGGGGCGTGTGAAATTGGAGATAAAAAGAATAGAGAATACCACAAATCGACAAGTTACATTCTCAAAACGTAGAAATGGTCTCATCAAGAAAGCATATGAGTTATCCATCCTTTGTGACATTGATATTGCACTTATCATGTTCTCTCCCTCTGGTCGTCTCAACCATTTCTCTGGCAAAAGGAGGTGTGCATGAATATCattcttaatttattttcattttcaatttcaatatcatcatcattactTAGTTTCTTTCCAATATTAGGGTTATAGATTGCAATCCAAACGATGATTTAAAACAATAATTATTAATTGTGAGAAAATGATAGTGTAGATGATTCCTTGTTTGTATTGCCTTCTCTATTTGGATTTAAAACCTCAAGCTCAATCATCATTCATGAATTTTCTCACCCTTTTCTTCTGGTAAATTGTAAATGAAACTTATGAACACAAATATTATTTTGTGTGTTTTGAAAACTAAGGATAAAATGTATCTTACGAAAACATGTTATTCTAAAACTAGTGTATCAATATTACGGAAATTTGAATAATGTATTTATTCtttcattttgaaaatattgaattgttcaaatcaaaacaaatatgaaaaaaaaaaaagaagatacatATATAACTCTCCTGCGGATTAGGATCTTGACTAAGACAATAATAACATGTGATAAATAATCAATGCTTTTAAATAGTTGGTGGTAATTCAATTGAATAGCAACATTATTCAAAATTGTGCCAAAaagagttttttgttttttatttaataaaaaatacatcTGTAGTTAGTATAGTAGCACttcattcttattattttcttTCTCATAGTAAAACCGTTCAGCTTTCAAGAATGTGAAAAAATAATGAAGAACAGGATCAACCAAAGAACAAAGAACAAGAAAGATTTTGATCTTGtagagaattaaaagaagataaTTGAGAGAGAATTAGTTGATCTGAATAGAAATTTTTATTAGAATGATTGAatgtataattaattaattatacagTGTTGTATCACTATAGAGCAGAACCCTTGTACCTCTCTAGGCTAAAACAAATCTTAACAAACTAACAGATTCTATATACCTATAACTAACAACTTATAAATAATCTTTCTTTCTTATACTATCCTTTCCAAAAAcaaaagttttatttttttttttacattttttaattttttttttgtttttcttttgacNNNNNNataattaaattttttatcttgATAAAATAAACTTCTCAcatttatttttaacaaaataaacatTAAACTTTTTTGAATTCTCTATGTGAATTTGTCTCCAGAGTGGTGAGTACAGGTAGAACTAATAAATTCAAGATTTCATTGAACGTAATTTGCAATATCCATTTTAGTTTGTCATGTACTACTTATGTGACACTGAAATTTGGTACTCTAtttcatttctaatattttagGATTAGGTTTTGTATCCTTAAtcctaattttagaaattaagatttataatttaaaatattaataaaataataaattttattgattatataatattattattttaataaatttttttcacatttaaattttttttatattttttctttttaacagGGGAATTCAGAACAAAGAGGTATAGTAATAtcttgaatatattttttttatatacgtTTTAGTGATTGATGTAACTACATTTCAATTACCTAATGATAGTGGGAATATATAAATAGAAGTATGAAATGCACTTATATTCATATTTATAATTGGactttataattaatataataaacCTGATTTATATTCATGAGTAAGATGTGAATAAAAATTTAATGATGATTAATTTTTCATATTAATGgaaaattagattattttcattgCTAAAAAAGTTttgattattatattttaaaatattttattattttgacgtTAAAATATgtaaaacatatataaatatatgcgGATTAATAAATAGTGGTTAATTTCTTATGGTTACAGAAGATTTTTGCAAAATTTATAATTGTTTGAGCATTTTTGTAGTATTTGCTCCGGACCCTTCAACAATTGAGGAATGAGAATGACATAGCTCTTCAACTAGCCAAGTTTGTCNNNNNNNNNNNNNNNNNNNNNNNNNNNNNNNNNNNNNNNNNNNNNNNNNNNNNNNNNNNNNNNNNNNNNNNNNNNNNNNNNNNNNNNNNNNNNNNNNNNNNNNNNNNNNNNNNNNNNNNNNNNNNNNNNNNNNNNNNNNNNNNNNNNNNNNNNNNNNNNNNNNNNNNNNNNNNNNNNNNNNNNNNNNNNNNNNNNNNNNNNNNNNNNNNNNNNNNNNNNNNNNNNNNNNNNNNNNNNNNNNNNNNNNNNNNNNNNNNNNNNNNNNNNNNNNNNNNNNNNNNNNNNNNNNNNNNttttttaaaaattattttatttaaaaattaaaatgatatttGTTAATACTAAAATATTTGTTTCTTATATTTGGGAATGTTTGGTCTAATACTTCAACAAAGTCCGGGAGTCATTAACTCTGAGATTGAAGTAAGCATACTTTGTTATTCCTTGTTAAAATAATTTTGGCACAAGttatcattttcattttttgtaGCCATTACTTTTTTTTCATGATTTTGCATAAGTTGAATATCCTTACTTATATTAGGAACTCCAACAAGAAGTTAGTAGGCTACATCAACAACTTCAACTGGCTGAAGACCAGATAAGGTTTGTTTAAAAGTAACAATACCATAGTTATGTTTATTGTGCttcttttatgattattttcttCATTTGTGAATTTAGGGCTTATGAACCCGATCCATTAAAGATGACATCTATGGAGGAGCTGGAATCTGGTGAAAAGAATCTTGTGGAGACTTTGACTCGCGTCATGCAAAGAAAGGTTTGCAATAACATAATCCGCACATgagtaattttttaaatatattatttgatttgatatatttcataagaatgaaattaatttactacatatatattaatatataaaaaaagagttatttacttttattttttaacatcATTCCTTTTTTCAATTTATGTTGTTTTTCATCTGATAAACTACATGTTTTATGTTTGTGTATGGTTATTATAGGAATATCTATTGAGCAGCCATTTGCCTACTTATGATCCATCAACTATTCAGGTAAACTACATTCATGTAATTACTAATAATTCAACAAAATTCACACATAATATAAGTGAAAGAAGTACAATAACAAATCTGAGAATTATGATAGGGGATGGCATCAACTTTTGAGAATGTCGGATGGTTGCAAAATGGTACCCAAAACCACAACCAAATATTTGATGCATCTACTCCTTTGGATCCACTCAGgttataattttatcttttttaaatgccgccgtttatttattaaaaataaataattgtataaAGAATCAATAATTTTGTGCACTGTAAATGATTAGGGATTTGCAATCGTCAATTTATGATCCATTTCCACAAGGAACAAATTCACAAAGCGATACAAGAAACATTGGAGAGTGTCACGTGACAAATCAGAATGACACGTGGCCTCAAGGATACACGTTATACTCTCATATGCAGCATGAGATGGTGGGACCTGACGTGTCGAATATGATGACGACACATGGACAAATGAATCTTCCAATCACAGCCTCTAATTTGCAACCATCCAACAATGAAGCCGGAGAATATGACTGTAAACCTCAAAATCAACTTAACACACAATAATAAACTCAACTCCATTCTTAACATGCATAATGTATATTAGATTATTAGTTATATATGAGATGATGATGATCACGTTTATGTATAATGTATGGGTGAAAGGAATATAAATTATCTGGGTGATCTTTAAGCTCATGAAATATCAAATTTGTGTTCAATAAGTTTGTGTTCATTCACTACCACCACATTCAGCCACAAGCTAGCATCCAGAATCACAAATTTAGTttagagaaagaaacaaaaacaataacaactaacaaaaacaaaaaaggagACTTCGGTTGTCGAAGAGCAAACCTGCCAACGAATATGAAGCAAGAAGCCGTGAAGAAAGAGACGACGACGGAGAAGATGAAGACACAATGATGATAAAGAAGAGAGAAAGTGCGCAAAGAAAGTGACGGTTAAGAAAGATAGGAGAATTGTAGGAAGGCTggggaagagagaaagaagaggcGACATGATATGGTAGGAGGTAGGTGGCGGCGTGGCGCAATGGCCAGGCGACGTGGTGGCTAGCTAGGTAGAAGAGAGATAGAGGGAGGAAGGAGGAAGAAGGAGGAAGCTAAGAAGGGATGAGATAGAGAGGATGAAGAGGGTATTAGGATAAATATGGgcattatttgaattttgaaatctaATGAGAGATAGAAATGTTAGAACTTTGTGTCTTAGTATCACACCTCCGAGGACCtacacaaaattttgtatttttgtgtgCCTTTTGTAAAcgagtgaaaactcaggtgcaatcgacttcatgtgaagttgataattaagagctattagataaaaatttagtcaaatcatttaacagtTCTCAGTTAttaactttacgtgaagtcgatTGTACTTGAATTTTTACCATTTATAAAAttagtttaatattttttttataataaaactatttttaattaattaattgcagNNNNNNNNNNNNNNNNNNNNNNNNNNNNNNNNNNNNNNNNNNNNNNNNNNNNNNNNNNNNNNNNNNNNNNNNNNNNNNNNNNNNTCTATCACCATTTCTTTGGATGCTTCTCTTTCGTCTTTGTTGCActgcttcttcttattttttgcaTCCatctcatcttcttcttctctctttggtAGTCATTCGGTACTATCTCTTCTATCGTTTTTTTTTTCCATCGACGTCATGGTCTTTTCTTTACCCTTTTCGTTTGATGACATTGTTGCTTTCTTCCCACATTGCTTCTTTGTCATgtatatttttatcatgtatgTACGAATTTGTTTTTGCTCTGTGTAAGGGGAAGAAAGTTGAATAGGAAAAGAACTAatcaatcataaaaaaaaatagagagaagaaaattttaaagaaaaaaaatttgtcaTTAACCGATGAATTAGTGCATACCACTAAACCAACCCGTTATATTACCTTCTTCTTAACGATATTCTTGTCTCAAAAGaattatgtaaatttttttttcatcaaaaaTAGGAAGATTCAAATTCGCGATCTTTTAAGTAAGTATGAAAAAACTATGTTATTTAAGTTATAATTCATTAGCATGTAAAGtttaattacaattaattaacataataataatactaaaataatatttttgattttattttattttattgtccaAAATAAAGATACCCACTAGAATTCCATGTgttgaaaataatatttttgtagcactttttttttttgttggtggATTGGACAACCCTCAATCCTAGGTACACAATACACATCCACACACTCCTCACATACTTACCAATTTTTTCTTCTCGGTTGTAGCTGGTAGGACTCAGACCCGAGACCTTTTGAGATGGGGAGGGGGCTAAATACCGTGTGAGCTATGACTCATTGTACATCTTGAAGGCCCAACTGCTACCATTCTCTCTGATGGCGTCATCGTCATCTGTGGCATCACTACACGCCACCATTGCCTCTCCTCTCTAAGTCCTACATGGTCTCTTTCATCGGCGGTGACCTTCTTTTGCTACTTCACCGTCGTATTTCAATCCTTTTCCGCCATGATGTGCATGACAATAGCCTTCTCTGTTTGCGTCTCATTCTTATGTTCCCAAGAGAAAGCCGCCGCTTGGTGCCCTAGCCGCGATTGGACGTCCGCGACGGAACCCACAAAATCAGAGATTTTCGCCCTTCCCTGTTGCTGCTCCATGAAGGTAAATAGAAGTTATTTCGTCTTTTTTGCTCCGCTTCTCCTTCATGACGGTGCCGTCCTCGGTGCTATTCCTGGCCATTTGTCACGCGACCTGGTTCTCGAAGGGGTTCTATCGTCTGATTCTTCAGCTGAGTCTATTCTATGCCACCTACAACCGCCTTCCTCCAGCAAGCTTTATTTTGCATCTAGGGAGAGGTCGATACTAGATCTAGAAGCTCCGATAGTAGATGTAgagtttttatttctaaaattttttgaatgaccGTTGAGTAgtaaaaattctaaatttgaaAATGTTTGAGTTTCTGAATTTGTTGTGGTACTATGTGTGCTTGAATTTCTAGATTTGGTTACTTTTTATCTTCCAATTTTAATTCACACATTATTGCACTAAACCAAGCTTTTtaacataaaatttgaatttttaccGCAAACTTCTCTACAAATCTAAAAGTTTAATCCATTAATAAAACCTGGAAATAATAATTCAAGATttgtgaaattatttttttttacataagaCATTAACTTGTCATAATATTTTGAAATTATAGCCTGGCAAGCCGTCACTATTAGAAAACTATTTATTACAGACGAATTTATAGATAGATTTAGTCTGGTGGAAACTCAAGTGCGGTCGACTTCAcctgaagttgatacctgagactCTGAGAggtcgttagatgatttgactaaattttcatctaatgacTTTGAGTAtcaacttcacctgagttttcaccatttagtctttattataaaTGAATTTTTTATTTCCGACTGACAGATTTTTTTCCATCGGTAATTTACCGACATATTTTTTTCTATTACCGACATATTTTCCTTCGGTAATCGGTCCCTTCTATTTTGCTAAAACGTCAGATTTTCTGTCGGTAACTAGCGTCAACTTTCCGACAGAAAATTTGTCGGTAATTGGAGCCTTAAAAGCATTCGCAACTTTGAATACAGACGGATTTATCTGTAAATCCGTTAGTAAggtaaaacataatttttttagattttttcattgcaaaacaaacctaatttaattcaaaataaatataaatttaatcaaGATAAATTTCATCTGACTTGTATTCGAACATTCATAGTCAAGAAATAAACAAGTTCATCGTATTATTAACCTAGAAGAAAAGTATTATAAATAAGCAAGTcagttcaaaacataaacaaaatgtattgatacatcaactataatcctCAGTGTattgttcaaccatactaaaaatatcagcaataatcttcagtgtcatcttcatcctcatcatcatcatagtcCTCAGCTATTATCAGCTATAATTTCTTCATACTTCCTTCAATCACATAAAATAAAAGACAAATTGACATCTTCAAATACATTAAAATGACTGATAAAATTTTTTCAAGATTAGTAATCCTACATTGCAAAAAGAAAGAGTATTAATTAAGAATACTATTTATAATTGATGTCAATTAACATGAGAATCATGTTTCACCAATGGAATAAATTTGGAATCACAACAacattaatttaaaagaaaaactcaatttcaATATCCTGGTAAAAGGGCTCATTAAAAGAATATGAATGCAAAGTCATGAAAAGTCTTCATTGAATTCGAGAACTCACAAGGCAATTAACATGCACGTGATCCCAAGTAGTTGAAGTCTCTGTCTTTCAATATAATTTCAGAGAGAAACCAATCTATGAAATACACAGTGAGATAAAGTGTCTAGTCCCAATCTATATTTCTCAAAAACCTGAAAAAGTAACAGCGGAATATACTTTCTCATTATCATCAACCCAActtttaacataagaaaacatATTACTATACAATGTGTATACCTGCTTGATGAAATGACAATACACAGCACAGAATTCTTTGCAGGTAATCCAAATATCATCACACAATATATTACCGTTAATTGACTCTTGTGGACCTAGTCAGACATAACACAACAGAAGAAGTACCCAGGAGACCCACTAGTAATTACCTTGTCATACTCTTGTAAGAACTCAGAAAGATTGCACCCAATAATTGCCAAAGCGTTAACATTAGACTCATTACAAACTGAATAACTCCAGCAGAGTCCATAAAAATCAAAAGTACAACGGTAAGAGTCATACTAGTTGTCTATATAACGTGTTGGATACTACTTTATTCATGGATAACTTGGGGATCTAATGTTATCACTAAACTAAATCGGAAAACATCTAAGAAAACAAAACAACACACCTCTTCGCCAGAATTTCAACTTGGGcacaaatattttttgaaaagttgGAAACTTTTTACGGAGATGATGCAATTTAAGTGAGCAACTCATATGGCCAAACAAATAAGCTACTACTCTGTAtttgaaacaaaaattaaaaagtaacgtGAAATCACACCTAGCCTAATGAGTGCATTATTTTCTAAATTAATTGAACAAGATGCATCTTCGGATTTAAGACTTAGCTCTGGAAAATTCTTTGTTTTGCAGTGAACTCGAACATGTTGCTGCGCAGCAGTAGAAGGCGCCATTTTGGAAACATCGATTCGACTAGCCTTGGCCAACTTGCTATTCTTACCCTAGTAGTAGTCACAAAAATCGGAATTGGCTTGAGTGTCCTACATGGACCACATGTTGGTAATGTATATAATACACATATAAACCTTGGACTTTTATGGTACAATTTTCTTAGAGCATACTGTAGAAAGGAAATCATacaagaaaagcaaaagaaatgcataaataataatcaacggattaaaaaaggaaagaaatttgCTTGAATGTAACCAATGCTAAGACTAATCTTATTATTCCACCTGTCCCTTATGCTTTGCAAGTGTTATATCAAAGCCCTCTTCAACATCCTTTCTGTAAGTTCCTTCTTAACTTCTTACCCTGCAAGCCCTGAACCTATAATCACCAAATTCTCAACCCTTTTTCCtataataataagaacataagaAAGAGAACTAGTAAATTCGACTATTAACTTTGATTATCTAAATTTTAAGACTATAGAAAACAACTAAAACCTGTTGTATTCAAATGATGACATACAAGGATAACCTTcctatatcaaaagaaaaaatcaGTGGTGTATATAGTTTTATATGTCCAGACAACCTCAGCCTTTGGTCCACTCTCCTCCTTCAATTCTCTTTTAACGACTTAACTTTCTCTATGAACTCCAACAGTGCTTTTTCACCTGATGTACCTCTTTTGTCAGTCTTGTTCAAAGTACTTTGAGAGAAATAATTAGGAAAAAAAATATTGCCAAATTGCATACATCTTTTCAAGTGAAGCTGTGCAACCATTCCTATGGGAAGGTCTGGCGAGTCGTAACCCATCTCCATTAGCACATACCTGTTTTCAATATTCGGTTATTTCTAAACAGCAATAGTAACAACTCATAAAAGGTAGTGTTCATACCTGTATATCTCCTGGATGCATAAAACCTTGACGAAATTGGCAACTATAGGCTCAAGTTTACAGTATAACAATGGCATAACTTATGCTTAGAAGTAGCAGTAGAAACATACCATGTCAATGGGGTAGAACTTGAGTGGCTTTTTGCAGAACTTCTCGTCTCTTTCCCAAGGCTCAAACTGGTTACCATTATTCTCTTCAAAGAGTCTCGTAAACTCTTTGAGAGCATTATCCACATTATCAAACTCTTCCAATCTCTCCTCTGCATTAGGATTGTCTCCAGCTCTTGCTTTCTTGAAGAATAGATGCAAATGTTTCTCTGGGACCATAATAAGTTGCATGACACTGTAGCTGCTCCAAATCAACATCACTAATAATCAGAAAGTTTTGTCACATAAATGCAAAGATGAATAGAATAGAACAGAATAGAATAGAATAGAATAGAACCAAGACGAAATTACAATACTGGTTGAC includes:
- the LOC107606119 gene encoding uncharacterized protein LOC107606119 isoform X1, producing the protein MSKESGLQRYQIAGTRSETTYLTKMKFCTTVTFPSATKPDKSTSIVISSCYSVMQLIMVPEKHLHLFFKKARAGDNPNAEERLEEFDNVDNALKEFTRLFEENNGNQFEPWERDEKFCKKPLKFYPIDMVCANGDGLRLARPSHRNGCTASLEKMTLKPIPIFVTTTRVRIASWPRLVESMFPKWRLLLLRSNMFEFTAKQRIFQS
- the LOC107606119 gene encoding uncharacterized protein LOC107606119 isoform X2 encodes the protein MSKESGLQRYQIAGTRSETTYLTKMKFCTTVTFPSATKPDKSTMMLIWSSYSVMQLIMVPEKHLHLFFKKARAGDNPNAEERLEEFDNVDNALKEFTRLFEENNGNQFEPWERDEKFCKKPLKFYPIDMVCANGDGLRLARPSHRNGCTASLEKMTLKPIPIFVTTTRVRIASWPRLVESMFPKWRLLLLRSNMFEFTAKQRIFQS
- the LOC107606119 gene encoding poly [ADP-ribose] polymerase 3 isoform X6; this encodes MLIWSSYSVMQLIMVPEKHLHLFFKKARAGDNPNAEERLEEFDNVDNALKEFTRLFEENNGNQFEPWERDEKFCKKPLKFYPIDMVCANGDGLRLARPSHRNGCTASLEKMTLKPIPIFVTTTRVRIASWPRLVESMFPKWRLLLLRSNMFEFTAKQRIFQS
- the LOC107606119 gene encoding uncharacterized protein LOC107606119 isoform X8, with amino-acid sequence MQLIMVPEKHLHLFFKKARAGDNPNAEERLEEFDNVDNALKEFTRLFEENNGNQFEPWERDEKFCKKPLKFYPIDMVCANGDGLRLARPSHRNGCTASLEKMTLKPIPIFVTTTRVRIASWPRLVESMFPKWRLLLLRSNMFEFTAKQRIFQS
- the LOC107606119 gene encoding uncharacterized protein LOC107606119 isoform X4 encodes the protein MKFCTTVTFPSATKPDKSTSIVISSCYSVMQLIMVPEKHLHLFFKKARAGDNPNAEERLEEFDNVDNALKEFTRLFEENNGNQFEPWERDEKFCKKPLKFYPIDMVCANGDGLRLARPSHRNGCTASLEKMTLKPIPIFVTTTRVRIASWPRLVESMFPKWRLLLLRSNMFEFTAKQRIFQS
- the LOC107606119 gene encoding uncharacterized protein LOC107606119 isoform X5, which translates into the protein MKFCTTVTFPSATKPDKSTMMLIWSSYSVMQLIMVPEKHLHLFFKKARAGDNPNAEERLEEFDNVDNALKEFTRLFEENNGNQFEPWERDEKFCKKPLKFYPIDMVCANGDGLRLARPSHRNGCTASLEKMTLKPIPIFVTTTRVRIASWPRLVESMFPKWRLLLLRSNMFEFTAKQRIFQS
- the LOC107606119 gene encoding poly [ADP-ribose] polymerase 1 isoform X3, whose protein sequence is MSKESGLQRYQIAGTRSETTYLTKMKFCTTVTFPSATKPDKSTSIVISSCYSVMQLIMVPEKHLHLFFKKARAGDNPNAEERLEEFDNVDNALKEFTRLFEENNGNQFEPWERDEKFCKKPLKFYPIDMVCANGDGLRLARPSHRNGCTASLEKMVRIASWPRLVESMFPKWRLLLLRSNMFEFTAKQRIFQS
- the LOC107606119 gene encoding poly [ADP-ribose] polymerase 3 isoform X7, whose translation is MSKESGLQRYQIAGTRSETTYLTKMKFCTTVTFPSATKPDKSTSIVISSCYSVMQLIMVPEKHLHLFFKKARAGDNPNAEERLEEFDNVDNALKEFTRLFEENNGNQFEPWERDEKFCKKPLKFYPIDMVCANGDGLRLARPSHRNGCTASLEKM